The candidate division KSB1 bacterium genome contains the following window.
CTCATCCAATAGTCGCTACTAATTTGGCAGCGCTGGGTGATGCGCCGGCGCTGCCGCCTCTAATTTTGGTCTGACCACTTTATCCTATCTTTAAATTTTCGACACATCTATCTCACGATTTCGAGCGCGCTGGAGTTTGCTGGTAAATTATGGTGTTGAACCATAATTTTTTAGAAAGGAATAATCATGAAAACTATCTCCCAAAATCGCCTTGTCCTTGGATTGTCGATCCTTATTTTCTTTTCTTGCGCGTTTTTTCATAGCAGTCAGAAGAAAGAACTGAGCTTAAGAAAAGAGATCACGAAAGGGGTGACAACCGAGGCGAATGTGATGAATCTGCTGGGTATGCCGACCTCAGTAACTCCAAACAGCATCGGGGATGAAGTATGGTTTTATAAGAACCTCTCTTATTCGTTTCAGCAAAGCAATAATGGCAAGAGCCTCATTTTATGGGAAGTCGCTAACGCCGATTCTTCGAACCCCGTACGATCATATAATTTGCTCATCACCATTGATCAAAATGATATCGTAAAAGATTTCAAGCTCGATTGGTTGGATCTCGATAACTTTTAAAACCGTAAATTTTAAATCTTCCTTGAGCGAAGCGGATTTTTCAAGGCCTACTCATGCCAAGCTGAATCAGTTTTCATTAAAAAATTCTCATAGGCTTGTATGCATCGGTCATCGGATGAATTTGCACACGATATGAGCATTTCATTCTAAAATATTCCTCATTGCAGCTTAAGATAAAAATGCTCCTTGAATCCTGCTCCCCAAAAAAATGCTTGTATATTACCGTTTTTTTCGTTATTTTTGTGTCCTTTATTTTGGTTTATCAATTTGGATCTTCCAATTGTTAAGATGGAATACGTTCGAACGAAAATCAAGGGGATTGATTATGACAATGGGCTCCAGTCAAGTGGAATCGATTTATCAACAACTCGAAAGTCGCTTCTCCTATTGGGAGAAACTAAAAGATATGATCGATCAGTGTATTGATATGATGTTGAACCTTAGACAAAGTGGGCACCCTGGCGGTTCGCGGTCCAAGGTGCACTTTTTTTTGGTGACGATGCTGAGCGGGGTCATGCGATATGATATTCGTCACCCAGAGAAACGCTTTGCCGATCGTTTCATTCTTGTGGGTGGACATACGGTGCCTCTGATTTATGCTGCGCTTGCGGTTCTGAATGAGGCACTGAGACGGAAATTCAAGCAAACTGGCGATCCTAAATATAAAATTCCAAATGAAGCAGAGCGAGCATTGTATTGGGAGGATCTTTTGACGCTGCGCCACAATAAAGGTTTGCCTGGCCACGCAGAGATGGGCGGGAAAACCTTGTTTTTGAAGTTCAATACAGGGCCTTCCGGCCATGGTTCGCCGGCTGCTGCGGGTGAGGCGTTAGCATTGAAATTGGCAGGCGCTGATGATATTCGCGTGTTTGCCGTGGAGGGCGAGGGCGGTTCGACCGCAGGCTGCACCCATGAGACCCAAAACTCTGCCTGGGGTTTGGGGCTCAACAATCTCTATTATCTATTTGACTGGAATGATTATGGGATTGATGATCACCCGATGAGTAGTATCATTTATGGCACGCCAGCCGATTGGTTCGGTGCCCATGGCTGGCGGGTATTCGGAACTGAGAAGGGCATGGAATGGCCCTCAGTCACGAGAACCATTTTAGAGATGATCTATTCCGAAAACAAAGAAAAGCGGCCAAATATCGCTTGGTTCAAAACGCGCAAAGGCCGAAATTACGGTGTATACGATAACAAATCGCATGGTACCCCCCACAAGCCGATGAATAGTCCACTGTTCTGGGAGACGACCAAGATCTTTACTGAGCGCTACGGCATCGAGTTCGAGGGGTTTGGTCAACCTGCACCAGAGACGCACGCTGCACAAGTTGAACAAACCAGGAATAATTTGCAACGAGTCATGCAACTTTATGATCATGACCCTGAGTTGTTGGACTATGTGGCGGATACCTTGGTCGAGTTGGGCGAATCGATTCCAGAGCAGAAAACGACTCTGTTTTATGACTTCAACAAGAACCCATTCAAAGATCCAGTTTTTACCGATTATCGAAATTATCCCGCTGATATCTTCGCGAAGCCAGGACAAAAAGAGCCCAATCGAGCTGGACTCTCAAAATTTGGCGCGTGGATCAATGCCAAATGCTATGAAAAATATGGCCGGCCAATGTTCATCGCGATGTCTGCAGATCTGGCGGATTCGACGAACATCTCCGGTTTTGCCAAAGGTTACGGTAATTTCAAGGGCTTTGGAGTGTATGACCGAAACGGCAATCCGCAGGGTTGCCTATTGCCGCAGGCGATCACTGAGTTTACTAATGCCGGCATTTCCGCAGGAATCGCTACTGTAAATCTTTCAGAGCGCCCGTTTGAGGAGTTCAATGGTTTTTATGCTGCTTGCTCCACATACGGCTCATTCATTTATTTGAAATATGGTCCCATGCGATTGTTCAGTCAATTAGCACAGGATTCAGAGATCAAGGTGGGCAAAGTGTTGTGGATCGCTGGG
Protein-coding sequences here:
- a CDS encoding transketolase, producing MGSSQVESIYQQLESRFSYWEKLKDMIDQCIDMMLNLRQSGHPGGSRSKVHFFLVTMLSGVMRYDIRHPEKRFADRFILVGGHTVPLIYAALAVLNEALRRKFKQTGDPKYKIPNEAERALYWEDLLTLRHNKGLPGHAEMGGKTLFLKFNTGPSGHGSPAAAGEALALKLAGADDIRVFAVEGEGGSTAGCTHETQNSAWGLGLNNLYYLFDWNDYGIDDHPMSSIIYGTPADWFGAHGWRVFGTEKGMEWPSVTRTILEMIYSENKEKRPNIAWFKTRKGRNYGVYDNKSHGTPHKPMNSPLFWETTKIFTERYGIEFEGFGQPAPETHAAQVEQTRNNLQRVMQLYDHDPELLDYVADTLVELGESIPEQKTTLFYDFNKNPFKDPVFTDYRNYPADIFAKPGQKEPNRAGLSKFGAWINAKCYEKYGRPMFIAMSADLADSTNISGFAKGYGNFKGFGVYDRNGNPQGCLLPQAITEFTNAGISAGIATVNLSERPFEEFNGFYAACSTYGSFIYLKYGPMRLFSQLAQDSEIKVGKVLWIAGHSGPETAEDSRTHFGIFAPGVSQLFPEGQVINLYPWEHNEVAPMLGAALATDKPIIILHLTRPPIEIPDRQKLGIASHFEAAKGAYLIRDYKPNLPKMGTIFVQGTSTTANLIKILPRLEEAGFNVKLVAAVSYELFKLQPESYQKSIVSDSDWLDSTVITNTARRNMHDWIFSKISEQYAMCSDWDNRWRTGGSVEELCEEAHISPNWLFKGIERFVKEREQRLQMVKAMLPKNS